In the genome of Mugil cephalus isolate CIBA_MC_2020 chromosome 21, CIBA_Mcephalus_1.1, whole genome shotgun sequence, one region contains:
- the LOC124999088 gene encoding syntaxin-11-like: protein MRDMLDRLQTIAEEQEYGPELIGPEYDVDKETLYQQAVTFENSSGAIDEILTEAHSMRKEISLLRIKVEYLRAHNERFSTSVRRFTLLKKNSDTMARDIQDQAGTLYSRVQALGQKSTQLEEKEGHNSAVSRIARAQYDTLTRDLQAAMIDYRKAEEMQKVICRGRIQRHTSIMGTHISDKQLDELVDKGGEGWTDLSQSLQTEGIRSTRWALCEIKGRHRELVELEARMKLVHELFKDMAMLVEEQGTILNNIEVTVCKTEEYIEKTNIVFARAKRYKRKNPFLHCCPCLPCWRN from the coding sequence ATGCGGGACATGCTGGACAGGCTGCAGACCATTGCTGAGGAGCAGGAGTATGGGCCTGAGCTGATTGGGCCGGAGTATGACGTAGACAAGGAGACACTGTATCAACAGGCAGTAACGTTTGAGAACTCCTCGGGGGCTATTGATGAAATCCTGACGGAGGCCCACTCAATGCGCAAGGAGATCTCCCTGCTCCGAATAAAGGTGGAGTACCTGCGTGCACACAATGAACGCTTCAGCACCTCAGTGCGCCGCTTCACCCTTCTTAAAAAGAACTCTGACACCATGGCTAGGGATATCCAGGACCAAGCAGGGACTCTGTACTCCCGTGTGCAGGCCCTGGGTCAAAAGAGCacccagctggaggagaaagaaggtCACAACTCCGCTGTTAGTCGCATTGCCAGGGCTCAGTACGACACGCTGACCCGTGACCTGCAGGCTGCCATGATTGACTACAGGAAGGCAGAGGAGATGCAGAAGGTCATATGTAGAGGTAGGATCCAGAGGCACACCTCCATCATGGGGACACATATCAGTGATAAGCAGCTGGATGAGCTGGTGGACAAAGGCGGCGAGGGCTGGACGGACCTGTCCCAGAGCCTTCAGACAGAGGGCATACGCTCGACCCGCTGGGCCTTGTGTGAGATCAAAGGCAGGCACAGGGAGCTGGTGGAGTTGGAGGCCAGGATGAAGCTGGTTCATGAACTGTTCAAGGACATGGCCATGCTAGTGGAGGAGCAGGGAACCATTCTGAATAACATCGAGGTCACTGTGTGCAAAACTGAAGAATATATTGAAAAGACCAACATTGTCTTTGCTAGGGCCAAGAGGTACAAGAGGAAAAACCCCTTCTTACACTGTTGCCCCTGCCTACCCTGCTGGAGAAACTAG
- the LOC124999086 gene encoding syntaxin-11-like has product MRDMLDRLQALNEEQEEYGPELIGPEYDVDKSTLYQQAVTFENSSDIDEILTEAHSMRKDISLLRIKVERMRAHNERFSTTVNCFSLLKKDSDSMAREIQQFAESLYVRVQALGQKSTQLEEKEGHNTAVSRIARAQYDTLTLDLQAAMSDYGKAEEMQKVICRGRIQRQASILGTQISDKQLDELVDKGGEGWTDLSQSLQTQGVRSTRWALCEIKGRHKELVELEARMKQIHTLFMDMAMLVEEQGSTLNNIEASVCKTEEYIENFNVHIKKAIQYKKKNPFLQCCPCLPCWKHNKVF; this is encoded by the coding sequence ATGCGGGACATGCTGGACAGACTGCAGGCCCTtaatgaggagcaggaggaataTGGGCCTGAGCTGATTGGACCAGAGTATGACGTAGACAAGTCGACACTGTATCAACAGGCAGTCACGTTTGAGAACTCCTCGGACATTGATGAAATCCTGACGGAGGCCCACTCAATGCGCAAGGACATCTCCCTGCTCCGGATAAAGGTGGAGCGCATGCGTGCACACAATGAACGCTTCAGCACCACAGTGAACTGCTTCAGCCTTCTTAAAAAGGACTCTGACTCCATGGCCAGAGAAATCCAGCAATTTGCAGAATCTCTATACGTGCGTGTGCAGGCCCTGGGTCAAAAGAGCacccagctggaggagaaagaaggtCACAACACTGCTGTCAGTCGCATTGCCAGGGCTCAGTACGACACGCTGACCCTTGACCTCCAGGCTGCCATGAGTGACTACGGGAAGGCAGAGGAGATGCAGAAGGTCATATGTAGAGGTAGGATCCAGAGGCAAGCCTCCATCCTGGGGACACAAATCAGTGATAAGCAGCTGGATGAGCTGGTGGACAAAGGCGGCGAGGGCTGGACAGACCTGTCCCAGAGCCTTCAGACACAAGGCGTACGCTCGACCCGCTGGGCCTTGTGCGAGATCAAAGGCAGGCACAAGGAGCTGGTGGAGTTGGAGGCCAGGATGAAGCAGATTCATACGCTGTTCATGGACATGGCCATGCTAGTAGAGGAGCAGGGGTCCACTCTGAATAACATCGAGGCCAGCGTGTGCAAAACTGAGGAGTACATTGAAAATTTCAATGTTCACATCAAGAAGGCCATACAGTACAAGAAGAAAAACCCCTTCCTACAGTGTTGCCCCTGCCTACCCTGCTGGAAACACAATAAAGTTTTTTAG